One stretch of Manis pentadactyla isolate mManPen7 chromosome 10, mManPen7.hap1, whole genome shotgun sequence DNA includes these proteins:
- the MYH9 gene encoding myosin-9: MAQQAADKYLYVDKNFINNPLAQADWAAKKLVWVPSDKSGFEPASLKEEVGEEAIVELVENGKKVKVNKDDIQKMNPPKFSKVEDMAELTCLNEASVLHNLKERYYSGLIYTYSGLFCVVINPYKNLPIYSEEIVEMYKGKKRHEMPPHIYAITDTAYRSMMQDREDQSILCTGESGAGKTENTKKVIQYLAHVASSHKSKKDQGELERQLLQANPILEAFGNAKTVKNDNSSRFGKFIRINFDVNGYIVGANIETYLLEKSRAIRQAKEERTFHIFYYLLSGAGEHLKTDLLLEPYNKYRFLSNGHVTIPGQQDKDMFQETMEAMRIMGIPDEEQMGLLRVISGVLQLGNIVFKKERNTDQASMPDNTAAQKVSHLLGINVTDFTRGILTPRIKVGRDYVQKAQTKEQADFAIEALAKATYERMFRWLVLRINKALDKTKRQGASFIGILDIAGFEIFDLNSFEQLCINYTNEKLQQLFNHTMFILEQEEYQREGIEWNFIDFGLDLQPCIDLIEKPAGPPGILALLDEECWFPKATDKSFVEKVMQEQGTHPKFQKPKQLKDKADFCIIHYAGKVDYKADEWLMKNMDPLNDNIATLLHQSSDKFVSELWKDVDRIIGLDQVAGMSETALPGAFKTRKGMFRTVGQLYKEQLAKLMATLRNTNPNFVRCIIPNHEKKAGKLDPHLVLDQLRCNGVLEGIRICRQGFPNRVVFQEFRQRYEILTPNSIPKGFMDGKQACVLMIKALELDSNLYRIGQSKVFFRAGVLAHLEEERDLKITDVIIGFQACCRGYLARKAFAKRQQQLTAMKVLQRNCAAYLKLRNWQWWRLFTKVKPLLQVSRQEEEMMAKEEELVKVREKQLAAENRLTEMETLQSQLMAEKLQLQEQLQAETELCAEAEELRARLTAKKQELEEICHDLEARVEEEEERCQHLQVEKKKMQQNIQELEEQLEEEESARQKLQLEKVTTEAKLKKLEEDQIIMEDQNCKLAKEKKLLEDRVAEFTTNLTEEEEKSKSLAKLKNKHEAMISDLEERLRREEKQRQELEKTRRKLEGDSTDLNDQIAELQAQIAELKMQLAKKEEELQAALARVEEEASQKNVALKKIRELESQISELQEDLESERASRNKAEKQKRDLGEELEALKTELEDTLDSTAAQQELRSKREQEVNILKKTLEDEAKTHEAQIQEMRQKHSQAVEELAEQLEQTKRVKANLEKAKQTLENERGELANEVKVLLQGKGDSEHKRKKVEAQLQELQVKFNEGERVRTELADKVTKLQVELDNVTGLLTQSDSKSSKLTKDFSTLESQLQDTQELLQEENRQKLSLSTKLKQMEDEKNSFKEQLEEEEEAKRNLEKQIATLHAQVTDMKKRMEDGVGCLETAEEAKRKLQKDLEGLGQRYEEKVAAYDKLEKTKTRLQQELDDLLVDLDHQRQSVSNLEKKQKKFDQLLAEEKTISAKYAEERDRAEAEAREKETKALSLARALEEAMEQKAELERLNKQFRTEMEDLMSSKDDVGKSVHELEKSKRALEQQVEEMKTQLEELEDELQATEDAKLRLEVNLQAMKAQFERDLQGRDEQNEEKKKQLVRQVREMEAELEDERKQRSIAVAARKKLEMDLKDLEAHIDSANKNRDEAIKQLRKLQAQMKDYMRELEDTRASREEILAQAKENEKKLKSMEAEMIQLQEELAAAERAKRQAQQERDELADEIANSSGKGALALEEKRRLEARIAQLEEELEEEQGNTELVNDRLKKANLQIDQINTDLNLERSHAQKNENARQQLERQNKELKVKLQEMEGTVKSKFKASITALEAKIAQLEEQLDNETKERQAACKQVRRAEKKLKDVLLQVDDERRNAEQYKDQADKASTRLKQLKRQLEEAEEEAQRANASRRKLQRELEDATETADAMNREVSSLKNKLRRGDLPFVVPRRMARKGTGDCSDEEVDGKADGAEARPAE, from the exons ATCGAGAGGACCAGTCCATTTTGTGCAC GGGTGAGTCTGGAGCTGGCAAGACGGAGAACACCAAAAAAGTCATTCAGTATCTGGCTCACGTGGCCTCCTCACACAAGAGCAAGAAGGACCAG GGTGAGCTGGAACGGCAACTGCTGCAGGCCAACCCCATCCTGGAGGCCTTCGGGAATGCCAAGACCGTGAAGAACGACAACTCCTCGCGATTT GGCAAATTCATTCGCATCAACTTTGATGTCAATGGCTACATCGTGGGTGCCAATATCGAGACTT ATCTTTTGGAGAAATCTCGTGCTATCCGCCAAGCCAAAGAAGAGCGGACCTTCCACATCTTCTACTATCTCCTGTCTGGGGCTGGAGAGCACCTGAAGA CTGATCTCCTGTTGGAGCCATACAACAAATACCGCTTCCTGTCCAATGGCCACGTCACCATCCCCGGGCAGCAGGATAAGGACATGTTCCAGGAGACCATGGAGGCCATGAGGATTATGGGCATCCCAGACGAGGAACAGATGG GCTTGCTGCGGGTCATCTCGGGGGTTCTTCAGCTTGGCAACATTGTCTTCAAGAAGGAGCGTAACACTGACCAGGCGTCCATGCCTGACAACACAG CTGCCCAGAAAGTGTCCCACCTCTTGGGTATCAATGTGACCGACTTCACTAGAGGAATCCTCACCCCGCGCATCAAGGTGGGACGGGATTACGTCCAGAAGGCGCAGACTAAGGAACAG GCTGACTTTGCCATTGAGGCCTTGGCCAAGGCCACCTACGAGCGAATGTTCCgctggcttgtgctgcgcatcAACAAGGCTCTGGACAAGACCAAGAGGCAGGGCGCCTCGTTCATCGGGATCCTGGACATCGCTGGCTTCGAGATCTTTGAT CTGAACTCCTTCGAGCAGCTCTGCATCAACTACACCAACGAGAAGCTGCAGCAGCTCTTCAACCACACCATGTTCATCCTGGAGCAGGAGGAGTACCAGCGCGAGGGCATTGAGTGGAACTTCATTGACTTCGGCCTCGACCTGCAGCCTTGCATTGACCTCATCGAGAAGCCA GCGGGCCCCCCTGGCATCCTGGCCCTGCTGGACGAGGAGTGCTGGTTCCCCAAAGCCACCGACAAGAGCTTCGTGGAGAAGGTGATGCAGGAGCAGGGCACCCACCCCAAGTTCCAGAAGCCCAAGCAGCTGAAGGACAAAGCTGATTTCTGCATCATTCACTACGCTGGCAAG GTGGATTACAAAGCTGACGAGTGGCTGATGAAGAACATGGACCCGCTGAACGACAACATTGCCACACTGCTGCACCAGTCCTCTGACAAGTTCGTCTCAGAGCTGTGGAAGGATG TGGACCGCATCATTGGCCTGGACCAGGTGGCTGGCATGTCAGAGACAGCGCTCCCCGGGGCTTTCAAGACTCGGAAGGGCATGTTCCGCACTGTGGGGCAGCTCTACAAGGAGCAGCTGGCCAAGCTGATGGCCACACTGAGGAACACCAACCCCAACTTTGTGCGCTGCATCATCCCCAACCACGAGAAGAAG GCTGGCAAACTGGATCCCCATCTAGTGCTGGACCAGCTGCGCTGCAATGGGGTTCTCGAGGGCATCCGGATCTGTCGCCAGGGCTTCCCCAACCGGGTGGTCTTCCAGGAGTTCCGGCAGAG aTATGAGATCCTGACACCAAATTCCATTCCTAAGGGTTTCATGGACGGCAAGCAGGCGTGTGTGCTCATG ATCAAAGCCTTGGAGCTCGACAGCAATCTGTACCGCATCGGCCAGAGCAAGGTCTTCTTCCGCGCCGGTGTCCTGGCGCACCTGGAGGAAGAGCGGGACCTGAAGATCACAGACGTCATCATTGGGTTCCAGGCCTGCTGCAGGGGCTACCTGGCCAGAAA GGCCTTCGCCAAGAGGCAGCAGCAGCTGACGGCCATGAAGGTCCTGCAGAGGAACTGCGCCGCCTACCTCAAGCTGCGGAACTGGCAGTGGTGGAGGCTCTTCACCAAG GTCAAGCCACTGCTGCAGGTGAGCCGGCAGGAGGAGGAGATGATGGCCAAGGAAGAGGAGCTGGTGAAGGTCCGAGAGAAGCAGCTGGCTGCTGAGAACAGGCTCACGGAGATGGAGACGCTGCAGTCGCAG CTCATGGCGGAGAAGTTGCAGCTGCAGGAGCAGCTCCAGGCGGAAACAGAACTGTGTGCTGAGGCAGAGGAGCTCCGAGCCCGCCTGACGGCCAAGAAGCAGGAGCTGGAGGAGATTTGCCATGACCTGGAGGccagggtggaggaggaggaggagcgctGCCAACACCTGCAGGTGGAGAAGAAGAAAATGCAGCAGAACATCCAG GAGCTGGAGGagcagctggaggaggaggagagtgcCCGCCAGAAGCTGCAGCTGGAGAAGGTGACCACCGAGGCCAAGCTGAAGAAGCTGGAGGAAGACCAAATCATCATGGAGGACCAGAACTGCAAGCTGGCCAAG GAGAAGAAGCTGCTGGAAGACAGAGTAGCTGAGTTCACCACCAACCTCAcggaagaggaagagaagtcaAAGAGCCTCGCCAAGCTCAAGAACAAACATGAGGCGATGATCTCTGACCTGGAGG AGCGCCTCCGAAGAGAGGAAAAGCAGCGTcaggagctggagaagacccGCCGGAAGCTGGAGGGAGACTCCACCGACCTCAACGACCAGATCGCCGAGCTCCAGGCCCAGATCGCCGAGCTCAAGATGCAGCTGGCCAAGAAAGAGGAGGAgcttcaggctgccctggccaG AGTGGAGGAAGAAGCTTCCCAGAAGAATGTGGCCCTAAAGAAGATACGAGAGCTGGAGTCTCAGATTTCTGAACTCCAGGAAGACCTAGAGTCTGAGCGTGCTTCTAGGaataaagcagagaagcagaaacGGGACCTGGGGGAAGAACTGGAGGCCCTGAAAACAGAGTTGGAAGACACTCTGGAttccacagctgcccagcaggagcTCAG GTCCAAGCGTGAACAGGAAGTGAACATCCTGAAGAAGACCCTCGAGGATGAGGCCAAGACCCATGAGGCCCAGATCCAGGAGATGAGGCAGAAGCACTCGCAGGCTGTGGAGGAGCTGGCCGAGCAGCTAGAGCAGACGAAGCGG GTGAAAGCCAACCTCGAGAAGGCCAAGCAGACCCTGGAGAACGAGCGAGGAGAGCTGGCCAACGAGGTGAAGGTCCTGCTGCAGGGCAAGGGGGACTCAGAGCACAAGCGCAAGAAAGTGGAGGCCCAGCTGCAGGAGCTGCAGGTGAAGTTCAACGAGGGAGAGCGAGTGCGCACGGAGCTGGCCGACAAGGTCACCAAGCTGCAG GTTGAGCTGGACAACGTGACAGGTCTTCTCACCCAGTCTGACAGCAAGTCCAGCAAGCTCACCAAGGACTTCTCCACTCTGGAGTCCCAGCTGCAGGACACACAG GAGCTGCTGCAGGAGGAGAACCGGCAGAAGCTGAGCCTGAGCACCAAGCTGAAGCAGATGGAGGATGAGAAGAACTCCTTCAAGGagcagctggaggaggaggaggaggccaagCGGAACCTCGAGAAGCAGATTGCCACCCTCCATGCCCAG GTGACCGACATGAAGAAGAGGATGGAGGATGGCGTGGGGTGCCTGGAGACGGCGGAGGAGGCCAAGAGGAAGCTCCAGAAGGACCTGGAGGGGCTGGGCCAGCGCTACGAGGAGAAGGTGGCCGCCTATGATAAGCTGGAGAAGACTAAGACGCGGCTGCAGCAGGAGCTGGACGACCTGCTTGTGGACCTGGACCACCAGCGGCAGAGCGTCTCCAACCTGGAGAAGAAGCAGAAGAAGTTCGACCAG CTCCTGGCTGAGGAGAAGACCATCTCTGCCAAGTACGCAGAGGAGCGCGACCGGGCCGAGGCAGAGGCCCGGGAGAAGGAGACCAAGGCGCTGTCGCTGGCCCGGGCCCTGGAGGAAGCCATGGAACAGAAGGCGGAGCTGGAGCGGCTCAACAAGCAGTTCCGCACAGAGATGGAGGACCTCATGAGTTCCAAGGACGACGTCGGCAAGAGC GTCCACGAGCTAGAGAAGTCCAAGCGGGCCCTGGAGCAGCAGGTGGAGGAGATGAAGACCCAGCTGGAGGAGCTGGAGGATGAGCTGCAGGCCACCGAGGACGCCAAGCTGCGGCTGGAGGTGAACCTGCAGGCCATGAAGGCCCAGTTCGAGCGGGACCTGCAGGGCCGCGACGAGCAGAACGAGGAGAAGAAGAAGCAGCTGGTCAGACAG GTGCGGGAGATGGAAGCAGAGCTCGAGGATGAGCGGAAGCAGCGCTCGATAGCGGTCGCCGCTCGGAAGAAGCTGGAGATGGACCTGAAGGACCTGGAGGCCCACATCGACTCAGCCAACAAGAACCGAGACGAAGCCATCAAACAGCTGCGGAAGCTGCAG gcccagatgaaggactACATGCGCGAGCTGGAGGACACGCGCGCCTCCCGCGAGGAGATCCTGGCTCAGGCCAAGGAGAACGAGAAGAAGCTGAAGAGCATGGAAGCCGAGATGATTCAGCTGCAGGAG GAACTGGCAGCTGCTGAGCGTGCCAAGCGCCAGGCCCAGCAGGAGCGGGATGAGCTGGCCGACGAGATTGCCAACAGCAGCGGCAAAGG AGCCCTGGCGCTGGAGGAGAAGCGGCGCCTGGAGGCCCGCATCGCGcagctggaggaggagctggaggaggagcaGGGCAACACGGAGCTGGTGAACGACCGGCTGAAGAAGGCGAACCTGCAG ATCGACCAAATCAACACCGACCTGAACCTCGAGCGCAGCCATGCCCAGAAGAACGAGAACGCGCGGCAACAGCTGGAGCGCCAGAACAAGGAGCTCAAGGTCAAGCTGCAGGAAATGGAAGGCACTGTCAAGTCCAAGTTCAAGGCCTCCATCACCGCCCTGGAGGCCAAGATCGCCCAGCTGGAGGAGCAGCTAGACAACGAGACCAA GGAGCGCCAGGCAGCCTGCAAGCAGGTGCGTCGGGCCGAGAAGAAGCTGAAGGATGTGCTGCTGCAGGTGGATGACGAGCGGAGGAACGCCGAGCAGTACAAGGACCAG GCTGACAAGGCATCCACCCGCCTGAAGCAGCTCAAGAGACAGCTGGAGGAGGCCGAGGAGGAGGCCCAGCGGGCCAACGCCTCCCGCCGGAAGCTTCAGCGTGAGCTGGAGGATGCCACCGAGACCGCCGATGCCATGAACCGTGAGGTCAGCTCCCTCAAGAACAAGCTCAG GCGTGGGGACCTGCCATTTGTCGTGCCCCGCCGGATGGCCCGGAAAGGTACCGGTGACTGCTCGGACGAGGAGGTGGACGGCAAAGCCGATGGGGCTGAAGCCAGACCTGCCGAGTAA